A window of the Bradyrhizobium ottawaense genome harbors these coding sequences:
- a CDS encoding c-type cytochrome: MSPHARRILIIIVGIVVAAGLIAVWVIRGPDPMAFAGGPRESLSDFKGPDPTGVPKALAQASPVERGEYLAKAADCMVCHTTQGGKEYAGGLGFKLPFGTLYSTNITPDKETGIGNYSDKDFLNAVQRGVRHDGARLYPAMPYTSYTYISDADALAIKAYLFSLPPVRATPPANTLAFPFNQRWAMMFWSAVFNPDTRYEPDTSKSPEWNRGAYLAEALAHCGECHTPRNLAFALNNRKKFAGAITAGWRAFNISSDKATGVGGWRDDDLISYLSIGHAAGHGTASGPMGEAVDHSLSRMTPEDIRAIVTYLRSVPPVASSDLPATLAPPASASHKDGSQEARGKMVFQGACVSCHGWTGESAISPTATLTGAWAVNDPGATNVAQIVISGTRRDTPEGALSMPAFGNAYSDDEIAAVANYVTARFGSKGSKLTAQDVADLRKQTSE; encoded by the coding sequence ATGAGCCCGCACGCGCGTCGTATTCTCATCATCATCGTCGGCATCGTGGTGGCGGCGGGGCTGATCGCCGTCTGGGTCATCCGCGGCCCCGACCCCATGGCGTTCGCCGGCGGTCCACGCGAGTCGCTGTCGGACTTCAAGGGACCCGATCCGACCGGCGTTCCCAAGGCGCTCGCGCAGGCCAGCCCTGTGGAGCGCGGCGAGTATCTGGCGAAGGCGGCGGACTGCATGGTCTGCCACACCACGCAGGGCGGCAAGGAATATGCCGGCGGCCTCGGCTTCAAGCTGCCGTTCGGCACGCTCTATTCGACCAACATCACGCCGGACAAGGAAACCGGCATCGGCAATTACAGCGACAAGGATTTCCTCAACGCGGTTCAGCGCGGCGTCAGGCACGACGGCGCGCGGCTTTATCCGGCGATGCCCTATACGTCCTACACCTATATCAGCGATGCCGATGCGCTGGCGATCAAGGCCTATCTGTTCAGCCTGCCGCCGGTGCGCGCGACGCCCCCCGCCAACACGCTGGCGTTTCCGTTCAACCAGCGCTGGGCGATGATGTTCTGGTCCGCGGTGTTCAATCCGGACACGCGATACGAGCCGGATACATCGAAGAGCCCGGAATGGAACAGAGGCGCCTATCTCGCCGAAGCGCTCGCCCATTGCGGCGAATGTCACACGCCGAGAAATCTTGCCTTCGCGCTCAACAACCGCAAGAAATTCGCCGGCGCGATCACCGCGGGCTGGCGCGCCTTCAATATCTCCTCGGACAAGGCGACCGGCGTCGGCGGCTGGCGTGACGACGACCTGATTTCCTATCTCTCGATCGGACATGCCGCGGGCCATGGCACCGCGTCAGGGCCGATGGGCGAAGCGGTCGACCACAGCTTGAGCCGGATGACGCCGGAAGACATCCGCGCCATCGTGACCTATCTGCGCAGCGTACCGCCGGTCGCGTCCAGCGATCTGCCGGCGACCCTGGCACCGCCGGCCTCCGCTTCGCACAAGGACGGCTCGCAGGAGGCCCGCGGCAAGATGGTGTTCCAGGGCGCCTGCGTCAGTTGCCATGGCTGGACCGGCGAAAGCGCGATCTCGCCGACGGCGACGCTGACCGGCGCGTGGGCGGTGAACGACCCCGGCGCCACCAACGTGGCGCAGATCGTGATCTCCGGAACCAGGCGCGACACGCCCGAAGGCGCGCTGTCGATGCCGGCGTTCGGCAACGCCTATTCCGACGACGAGATTGCCGCTGTCGCCAATTACGTCACCGCGCGTTTCGGCAGCAAGGGCTCGAAGCTGACGGCGCAGGACGTCGCTGACTTGCGCAAGCAGACGTCGGAGTAG